A window of Aphelocoma coerulescens isolate FSJ_1873_10779 chromosome W unlocalized genomic scaffold, UR_Acoe_1.0 ChrW_unloc_scaf_3, whole genome shotgun sequence contains these coding sequences:
- the LOC138102862 gene encoding alpha-ketoglutarate dehydrogenase component 4-like, which translates to MGSKMAAVARVVQVVKPHTPLIKFPDRKSSPRPKILESLQTSMPSLDASKAQESVGSRSPAFKNISPVSRVQGIPDTSELTRTLPQKYRRKLMSDEEIEYIQRGGPE; encoded by the exons ATGGGCAGTAAGATGGCGGCTGTCGCTAGAGTAGTACAG GTAGTCAAGCCACATACTCCTTTAATAAAGTTCCCAGACAGAAAAAGTAGTCCCAGACCTAAAA TACTGGAATCTCTACAAACAAGTATGCCATCTCTTGATGCTTCAAAAGCACAGGAGTCTGTAGGAAGCAGATCaccagcatttaaaaatatttcacctgTTAGTAGAGTACAAGGTATACCAGACACTTCTGAATTAACAAGAACCTTACCTCAGAAATACAGACGAAAACTAATGTCAGATGAAGAGATTGAATATATTCAA CGTGGAGGTCCAGAATAA